The proteins below come from a single Fusobacterium nucleatum genomic window:
- a CDS encoding McrC family protein has translation MEEKIFIFREFQKITYNKNKKIFFKLKKYIKDNNLEDNYEFFKITKDVIVPQNFVGTILLDDIQIDILPKIPLVENNIEAEKIRFLEILQNIDYFKEKIFSNSKIEIIDTSILELFIHLFIEEVEKIVKKGLIYKYVDKNENLNVFKGKLDINSHIKYNFSHKERFFMKFDEFSVNSLENIIIKLTIQKLKKVSINPKNKENLNKIGHYFENVTILENSIENLKYLTFDRMNDYYKNAIQWSKIFLDNQSSSIFSTNNGEIPSILFPMETIFENYIANKLVNIIQEKSYCELLFKIQDSSCSIFSSISLNNTKIDNNILRIRPDIVIKNKNIKEIFILDTKWKVLNKLDDKFKISTEDIYQMLAYVKTYNDRNKNNYTCKKAYLIYPATNMRENTFSAKDKLIFKTDDFELNIYFVDLSSDENTENSLINVLDNFI, from the coding sequence ATGGAAGAAAAAATATTTATATTTAGAGAATTTCAAAAAATAACTTATAATAAAAATAAAAAAATATTCTTTAAGTTAAAAAAATATATTAAAGATAATAATTTAGAAGATAACTATGAGTTTTTTAAAATTACAAAAGATGTTATTGTTCCACAAAATTTTGTAGGAACAATACTTCTTGATGATATTCAAATAGATATATTACCTAAAATCCCTTTGGTAGAAAATAATATTGAAGCAGAAAAAATCAGATTCTTAGAGATATTACAAAATATTGATTATTTCAAAGAGAAGATTTTTAGTAACTCAAAAATTGAAATAATAGATACATCAATTTTAGAATTATTTATACATCTTTTTATAGAAGAAGTTGAAAAAATAGTAAAAAAAGGTTTAATATATAAATATGTGGATAAAAATGAAAATCTTAATGTATTTAAAGGTAAGCTAGATATTAATAGTCATATAAAATATAATTTTTCACATAAAGAAAGATTTTTTATGAAATTTGATGAATTCTCTGTTAATTCCTTAGAAAATATTATTATAAAATTAACTATTCAAAAACTAAAAAAAGTTTCTATTAACCCTAAAAATAAAGAAAATTTGAATAAAATTGGACATTATTTTGAGAATGTTACTATTTTAGAGAATTCTATTGAAAATTTAAAATATCTTACTTTTGACAGAATGAATGACTATTATAAAAATGCTATTCAATGGTCTAAAATATTTTTAGATAATCAATCTTCATCTATATTTTCTACAAATAATGGAGAAATACCAAGTATACTTTTTCCTATGGAAACAATTTTTGAAAATTATATAGCAAATAAATTAGTAAATATAATTCAAGAAAAATCTTACTGTGAACTTTTATTTAAAATACAAGATAGCTCTTGTTCAATATTTTCAAGTATAAGTTTGAATAATACCAAAATTGATAATAATATTTTGAGAATAAGACCAGATATTGTTATAAAAAATAAAAATATAAAGGAAATATTTATTTTAGATACTAAATGGAAGGTTTTGAATAAATTAGATGATAAATTTAAAATTTCAACAGAGGATATTTATCAAATGTTAGCCTATGTAAAAACATATAATGATAGAAATAAAAATAATTATACTTGTAAAAAAGCATATTTAATTTATCCAGCTACCAATATGAGAGAGAATACATTTTCTGCCAAAGATAAACTTATATTCAAAACAGATGATTTTGAGTTAAATATTTATTTTGTTGATTTGAGTTCAGATGAAAATACTGAAAATAGTTTAATTAATGTTTTAGATAATTTTATTTGA
- a CDS encoding ComEC/Rec2 family competence protein, giving the protein MKKLFLLMILFIVLMLRFSLSVRVTEIFQKEVYRMNLSLEDGRIKVLKINNKYPLKNIYGKLGYKENGKYEGYFLIKSIKEYENIYFVELEDVKSTRIEDSFLEKYLQTLFNRAEENYSYGIRNINRAILLGDNTRIKKDLKDKIRYIGLSHIFAMSGLHIGLVIAIFYFIFKKTVKNKRLIEILLLISITLYYLSVKESPSFTRAYIMAVVYLLGKLFYEKVDLRKTLFVSAIISILINPIAIFSVSFQLSYGAMIAITYIFPYVRKINYKKFKILDYILFTSTIQIFLIPITVYYFSTVQVLSLISNLIFLPLASFYITINYIALFLENFYLSFLLKPIIEILYKILIYLIDLFSELLYLSVEYENKKLIYIYIVVFVIIIICKNMKKSLPLED; this is encoded by the coding sequence ATGAAAAAGTTATTCTTATTAATGATTTTATTTATCGTTTTAATGCTTAGATTTTCATTATCAGTTAGAGTAACAGAAATTTTTCAAAAAGAAGTATATAGGATGAATTTAAGTCTTGAAGATGGAAGAATAAAGGTTTTAAAAATTAATAATAAATATCCTTTAAAAAATATTTATGGAAAATTAGGATATAAAGAAAATGGTAAATATGAAGGATATTTTTTAATAAAGTCTATTAAAGAATATGAAAATATTTATTTTGTTGAACTTGAAGATGTTAAATCTACAAGAATAGAAGATAGTTTTTTAGAAAAATATCTTCAAACTCTTTTTAATAGAGCAGAAGAAAATTATTCTTATGGAATTAGAAATATAAATAGAGCAATTTTATTAGGAGATAACACTAGAATAAAAAAAGATTTAAAGGATAAAATTAGATATATAGGACTATCTCATATTTTTGCTATGTCAGGATTACATATAGGTTTAGTTATTGCTATTTTCTATTTTATCTTTAAGAAAACTGTAAAAAATAAAAGGCTAATTGAAATTTTACTTCTAATTTCAATTACCTTATATTATCTTTCAGTTAAAGAAAGTCCATCATTTACAAGGGCATATATAATGGCAGTAGTTTACTTATTAGGAAAATTATTTTATGAAAAAGTTGATTTAAGAAAGACATTATTTGTCAGTGCTATTATATCAATCCTTATAAACCCAATAGCAATATTTTCAGTTTCATTTCAACTTTCCTATGGAGCTATGATAGCAATAACATATATTTTTCCTTATGTAAGAAAAATAAATTACAAGAAATTTAAAATTTTAGATTATATCTTATTTACATCAACTATTCAAATATTTTTAATACCTATAACAGTTTATTATTTTAGTACTGTACAAGTTTTGTCCCTTATATCAAATTTAATATTTTTACCATTGGCAAGTTTTTATATTACAATAAATTATATAGCATTATTTTTAGAAAATTTTTATCTATCATTTTTATTAAAACCAATTATAGAAATTTTATATAAGATTTTAATTTATCTTATAGATTTATTTTCAGAATTACTTTATTTATCAGTGGAATATGAAAATAAAAAATTGATATATATTTATATAGTTGTATTTGTTATAATTATAATATGTAAAAATATGAAAAAGTCTCTACCCTTAGAGGATTAA
- a CDS encoding MFS transporter, producing the protein MKKLTTKVQVLYALGVSYAIVDQIFAQWILYFYLPSENSGLKPFMAPVLVSIALAVSRFVDMITDPLVGFLSDKYNSKYGRRVPFVAVGTIPLILVTIAFFYPPIGNERTSFYYLMIVGSLFFTFYTIVGAPYNALIPEIGRTSEERLNLSTWQSVFRLSYTAIAIILPGILIKMIGGDDVLLGIRGMIIFLCVIVFIGLATTVFRVRERDYSTGEVSNVSFKDTIGIIIKNKNFILYLFGMMFFFIGFNNLRAIMNYYVEDIMGYGKKEITLVSAVLFGAAAICFYPTNKLSKKYGYRKIMLCCLAMLIVTTSMLFFLGKIFPVNFGFVLFGLIGIPLAGAAFIFPPAMLSEISTQISEDSGARIEGISFGIQGFFMKTSFLISIVILPIILVMGNDVNITTAITSGVSKVEKTGIYLASLSSVFFFIISFIFYYKYSDSKKSNI; encoded by the coding sequence ATGAAAAAATTAACAACAAAAGTTCAAGTGTTATATGCACTAGGAGTGAGCTATGCCATTGTGGATCAAATATTTGCACAATGGATACTATATTTTTATTTACCATCTGAAAATTCAGGGCTAAAACCATTTATGGCACCAGTTTTAGTTTCAATAGCCTTGGCAGTATCAAGATTTGTGGATATGATAACAGATCCTTTGGTTGGTTTTTTATCAGATAAATATAATAGTAAATATGGAAGAAGAGTACCCTTTGTTGCAGTTGGGACTATTCCACTAATATTAGTGACAATAGCATTTTTTTATCCTCCAATAGGTAATGAAAGGACAAGTTTTTATTATTTAATGATAGTTGGCTCATTGTTCTTTACTTTTTATACAATAGTTGGGGCACCATATAATGCACTAATTCCTGAAATTGGAAGAACATCAGAAGAAAGATTAAATCTATCAACTTGGCAATCAGTTTTTAGATTATCTTATACAGCAATAGCAATTATTCTACCTGGAATTTTAATTAAAATGATAGGTGGAGATGATGTACTTTTAGGAATAAGAGGAATGATAATATTTTTATGTGTAATAGTTTTTATTGGACTAGCAACAACAGTATTTAGAGTTAGAGAAAGAGATTATTCAACAGGGGAAGTTTCAAATGTAAGCTTTAAAGATACAATAGGAATTATAATAAAGAATAAGAATTTTATACTATATCTTTTTGGAATGATGTTCTTTTTTATAGGTTTCAACAATTTAAGAGCTATTATGAACTATTATGTTGAAGATATTATGGGCTATGGAAAAAAAGAAATTACATTAGTATCAGCAGTATTATTTGGAGCAGCAGCTATATGTTTTTATCCAACAAATAAATTATCCAAAAAATATGGATATAGAAAAATTATGTTATGTTGTTTAGCAATGCTTATAGTTACAACATCTATGTTATTTTTCTTAGGAAAAATATTTCCAGTTAATTTTGGTTTTGTGTTATTTGGACTTATTGGTATACCTCTTGCGGGGGCAGCATTTATATTCCCTCCTGCTATGTTAAGTGAGATAAGTACACAAATTAGTGAAGATTCAGGAGCAAGAATAGAAGGAATTTCATTTGGAATACAAGGTTTCTTTATGAAAACATCATTTTTAATCTCAATAGTAATTCTACCAATAATTTTAGTTATGGGAAATGATGTTAATATAACTACTGCTATAACAAGTGGAGTTAGTAAAGTTGAAAAAACAGGAATTTATTTAGCTTCATTAAGTTCAGTATTTTTCTTTATAATTTCATTTATTTTTTATTATAAATATTCAGATAGTAAGAAAAGTAATATATAG